A genome region from Penaeus vannamei isolate JL-2024 chromosome 20, ASM4276789v1, whole genome shotgun sequence includes the following:
- the Chrac-14 gene encoding DNA polymerase epsilon subunit 3 has translation MAERPEDLNLPNAVITRIIKDSLPDGVAVAKEARSAIAKAASVFVLYTTSTANSLAQKNKKKTVSAQDVFNAMKEMEFEKFIEPLQESLEVHRKSQQNKKEQKEAKAKAKKAEEEKTPDMPEEESSECLGKVKKLKRNKGKIKLNLGKKMKKRKRAS, from the exons ATGGCAGAACGTCCAGAGGATCTCAACCTACCAAATGCCGTCATCACACGTATCATAAAAGACTCACTGCCAGATGGCGTAGCTGTGGCTAAAGAGGCTCGTAGTGCCATTGCAAAGGCAGCGTCAGTTTTCGTCTTGTATACCACATCTACAGCAAACAGTTTAGcacagaagaataaaaagaagactgTCAGTGCACAAGATGTCTTTAATGCTATGAAAGAAATGGAGTTTGAAAAATTTATAGAGCCTTTGCAAGAAAGTTtagaag TCCACAGAAAGTCTCAGCAGAACaagaaggagcagaaagaggCCAAGGCGAAGGCaaagaaagcagaagaggagaagactCCGGACATGCCAGAGGAAGAATCCTCAGAG TGCTTAGGGAAAGTCAAGAAGctgaaaagaaacaaagggaagaTAAAGCTAAATCttgggaagaaaatgaagaagagaaagcgagcttCATGA
- the Su(P) gene encoding prostaglandin E synthase 2, which yields MNIYVRRVLSSLRQYEPIFSRNTPQTLQRYGVKESPLLRFASTGKTVKSPTKSNAMKRYGKLVAIGFSMGAIGGAAYMYEIYKKIVTPVSNPSEGSEYLLKEKPPTFKPARSIRTPTDTTGLKITLFQYQTCPFCCKVRAFLDYYGFNYDVIEVNSVTRAQTRWTDYRKVPFLVVELPNSDKVLQLKDSSMIVSVMQSFLDNKSENLEDLVKCYPTIEFSDDEGEKRLEIMNRYFLMYGKHPPGRSKDDIVDERKWRKWVDDVLVHVLSPNVYRTPQESFQAFQWFSKAGSWEEHFETWERLLVLYVGSIAMFFIGKNLKRRHQIKDDVRASFYDDVNVWLKALKKKGTKFMGGDEPNLSDLTVFGVLTAVEGCDAFQDVKSNTKITPWFEQMKEVVSQHGGAKLTMERGNLLQN from the exons ATGAACATTTACGTAAGGAGGGTCCTGTCGTCACTCCGGCAATATGAGCCAATATTCTCAAGGAACACCCCACAAACCCTGCAGAGATATGGGGTGAAGGAAAGTCCTCTCCTAAGGTTCGCCTCGACGGGCAAGACAGTGAAATCACCCACGAAATCCAACGCCATGAAGAGATACGGAAAGCTAGTCGCGATTGGGTTCAGTATGGGAGCCATAGGAGGGGCGGCTTACATGTACGAAATCTACAAGAAGATCGTGACGCCCGTGTCCAACCCCTCTGAGGGCAGCGAGTACCTGCTCAAGGAGAAACCGCCCACTTTCAAGCCAGCGAGATCT ATTCGAACTCCAACAGACACAACTGGCCTGAAGATAACCTTGTTCCAGTATCAGACTTGCCCATTCTGTTGCAAAGTCCGTGCTTTTCTTGATTATTATGGCTTCAACTATGATGTTATTGAAGTTAATTCAGTGACTCGGGCACAAACACGATGGACAGATTATAGGAAGGTTCCTTTCCTTGTTGTAGAATTACCAAATTCTGATAAAGTTCTG CAACTTAAGGACAGTTCAATGATTGTATCAGTAATGCagtcattcctagataacaaatcaGAGAATTTAGAAGATCTAGTCAAATGCTACCCAACAATAGAGTTCTCTGACGATGAGGGAGAGAAGCGCTTAGAGATTATGAATCGTTATTTCTTGATGTATGGAAAGCATCCCCCAGGACGCTCCAAAGATGACATTGT AgacgaaaggaaatggagaaaatgggTCGATGATGTTTTAGTACATGTACTGTCACCAAATGTGTACCGCACTCCACAAGAATCATTCCAGGCTTTTCAGTGGTTCTCAAAG gCTGGATCCTGGGAAGAACATTTTGAAACATGGGAACGATTACTTGTCCTGTATGTGGGATCCATTGCAATGTTTTTCATTGGCAAGAACCTGAAGAGACG GCACCAGATTAAAGATGATGTTAGAGCATCATTTTATGATGATGTCAATGTGTGGCTCAAGGCTTTAAAGAAGAAGGGAACGAAATTCATGGGCGGAGACGAGCCAAATCTATCAGACCTGACTGTGTTTGGTGTTCTGACTGCTGTCGAAGGATGCGACGCATTCCAAGACGTTAAAAGTAACACCAAAATAACACCATGGTTTGAGCAAATGAAGGAGGTTGTGTCTCAGCATGGAGGAGCCAAGTTAACCATGGAGAGAGGCAATTTGTTACAAAACTAA